In Calliopsis andreniformis isolate RMS-2024a chromosome 8, iyCalAndr_principal, whole genome shotgun sequence, one DNA window encodes the following:
- the Morula gene encoding anaphase promoting complex subunit morula has translation MAKSENDKTDVFTQIQYAFPILNEKLQNECTDEEFAKVIKEIKVLNLTNLVEEMVIYHIELYIRQNVAPAFWKKFMINMDGQQGFEHFKRAVDGLYASVTDLLPLLKRLEYLMQDATDHISLDGNDILSRFKLIVRSTLLSQLPLHYEHIVEQFYKVAFNVFCNADNSTHITNSSSDSLQCTGCYQEVDKCHCQMIVIMFHETNRKLIELELLERLVGNVLTSLIHIRIKSHVNRSCDKTFDVSQLASLENWLETVVMSWLIRVYSGGFSKIVSLSDQTRSAIDKFKQKLSHFLYETYTKFRIEQLFDIIIEYPDSQPAIDDLHICLERTDLRKVLIDSLQEALKTRLLHPGVNTPDILTAYIAAIRALRQLDPTGVLLETITEPIKVYLRTREDTVRCVVSDLLDDSPSDLADELVKGESLQLDDCSGDEENEDWDKWMPDPVDADPAKSAQRRMSDIISMLVNVYGSQDLFVNEYRTLLADRLLSQLNYHTEREIRHLELLKRRFGENQLHYCEVMLKDVYDSKRIDGHIQSDTSYTMEKEHFPTSALILSAQFWPPFKENWKLELPKIVQNQLNKYVKAFETLKGNRTLCWKPHLGNVTLEIELKDRKLEINVTPIHATIILHFQEKKEWTLEELAEVMHAPATVLRRKITFWVSQGLLKEISNDVYVLQEESSTKHRSLTDIVEEEEVESAMASASDQREEELQVFWSYIVGMLTNLDSMPLERIHQMLKMFASQGPGAMECGLPELRQFLDGKVREHQLLFSGGLYRLPKS, from the exons ATGGCTAAGTCCGAGAACGATAAGACTGACGTTTTTACTCAGATACAATACGCTTTTCCTATTCTAAATGAAAAG CTCCAAAATGAATGTACAGATGAGGAATTTGCGAAAGTAATTAAAGAAATAAAGGTATTGAACCTAACAAATTTGGTTGAGGAAATGGTTATTTATCATATAGAACTATATATTCGGCAAAATGTTGCTCCTGCATTTTGGAAAAAATTTATGATCAACATGGATGGTCAACAAGGTTTTGAACATTTCAAACGTGCAGTGGACGGCTTATATGCAAGTGTGACAGACCTTTTACCATTATTAAAAAGATTAGAATACCTTATGCAGGATGCAACAGACCACATTTCTTTAGATGGAAATGATATCTTGAGCAGATTTAAATTAATTGTGAGGTCTACATTGTTAAGTCAATTACCACTACACTATGAGCATATAGTAGAACAGTTTTATAAAGTTGCATTTAATGTGTTTTGTAATGCAGATAATTCTACTCATA TAACTAACTCTAGCAGTGATTCTCTCCAATGCACTGGCTGTTACCAAGAAGTGGATAAATGTCATTGCCAAATGATAGTAATTATGTTTCATGAAACAAACAGGAAATTAATTGAATTAGAATTATTGGAGAGATTGGTGGGCAATGTACTGACTTCATTGATTCATATACGTATCAAGAGTCATGTAAATCGATCATGTGATAAAACATTTGATGTATCACAATTAGCATCAttggaaaat TGGCTGGAAACAGTGGTCATGAGCTGGCTGATAAGAGTATACTCTGGTGGCTTCTCCAAGATTGTATCTTTGTCTGATCAAACGCGAAGTGCCATAGACAAGTTTAAACAAAAGTTATCTCACTTTCTGTACGAAACATACACGAAATTTAGAATTGAGCAACTCTTTGATATTATAATAG aatatcctgattctcAGCCAGCAATAGACGATTTACATATCTGTTTAGAGCGAACCGATTTGCGAAAAGTTTTAATAGATAGTCTACAGGAAGCTCTGAAAACAAGATTATTGCATCCAGGTGTGAATACACCAGATATATTAACAGCTTACATCGCTGCTATAAGAGCATTAAGGCAACTAGATCCTACAGGAGTTCTACTTGAAACAATAACAGAACCCATTAA AGTGTACTTGAGAACCAGGGAAGATACTGTGCGCTGTGTTGTCAGCGATTTACTCGATGATTCGCCAAGCGACTTGGCAGATGAATTAGTCAAGGGTGAATCATTACAATTGGATGATTGTTCCGGGGATGAAGAAAACGAAGATTGGGATAAATGGATGCCTGATCCTGTTGATGCAGATCCTG caaAATCGGCGCAACGCAGAATGTCAGATATAATTTCAATGTTAGTAAATGTATATGGAAGTCAAGATCTATTTGTAAATGAATACCGCACGCTGTTAGCAGACAGATTATTATCTCAGTTAAACTATCATACTGAACGCGAAATTCGTCACTTAGAATTATTGAAAAGACGTTTTGGAGAAAACCAACTACATTACTGTGAAGTTATGTTAAAAGACGTTTATGATTCTAAGAGAATAGATGGACACATACAATCTGATACTAGTTACACTATGGAGAAAGAGCATTTTCCTACATCTGCCTTAATATTATCAGCTCAATTTTGGCCACCATTTAAAGAGAACTGGAAATTAGAATTACCTAAAATCGTACAAAATCAATTAAACAAATATGTAAAGGCGTTTGAAACTTTAAAAGGGAATAGGACACTTTGCTGGAAACCTCATCTAGGGAATGTTACATTGGAAATTGAGTTGAAAGATAGAAAATTGGAAATAAATGTGACGCCAATACACGCTACGATAATCTTGCACTTTCAAGAAAAAA AGGAGTGGACTTTGGAAGAACTTGCAGAAGTGATGCACGCTCCTGCAACTGTACTAAGAAGAAAAATAACTTTTTGGGTTTCACAAGGTCTTCTTAAAGAAATTTCTAATGACGTTTATGTGTTACAAGAAGAAAGCTCGACAAAACATAGGTCTTTGACGGATATCGTCGAAGAAGAAGAAGTTGAAAGTGCAATGGCATCAGCAAGTGATCAGAGAGAGGAAGAATTGCAAGTATTTTGGTCTTACATCGTTGGAATGTTAACTAATTTAGATTCAATGCCTTTGGAAAGAATCCATCAGATGCTAAAAATGTTTGCATCTCAAGGACCAGGAGCAATGGAATGTGGTTTACCTGAGTTGAGACAGTTTCTTGATGGAAAAGTCCGAGAACATCAGCTATTATTTTCAGGTGGATTATATCGTTTGCCAAAATCGTAA